The following proteins are encoded in a genomic region of Iodidimonas sp. SYSU 1G8:
- a CDS encoding VOC family protein: MGMPSERKIFQNAWVVDDVFEAAMRWVKFYGVGPFYISQDFSIGNVQYRGAPGELRMSVGLAQAGDVQIELIQQHSDSNSAYRDMYPKGGHGFHHCCVWSSDYEADMKAYPAAGYEAVTYGGGDGSAPRFAYFDARKDFDIFLEIVEPNDSIRATFEKVRKAAETWDGKTDPIRINMPDGSYRVP, translated from the coding sequence ATGGGCATGCCGAGCGAGCGCAAGATTTTCCAGAACGCGTGGGTCGTCGACGATGTGTTCGAGGCCGCCATGCGCTGGGTGAAGTTCTACGGCGTCGGGCCGTTCTACATCAGCCAGGATTTCAGCATCGGCAACGTGCAGTATCGGGGCGCGCCGGGCGAGCTGCGCATGTCCGTCGGCCTCGCTCAGGCGGGCGACGTGCAGATCGAGCTCATCCAGCAGCACAGCGACAGCAACAGCGCCTATCGCGACATGTATCCGAAGGGAGGTCACGGCTTCCATCATTGCTGCGTCTGGAGCAGCGACTACGAGGCTGACATGAAGGCCTATCCGGCGGCGGGATATGAGGCCGTGACCTATGGCGGCGGCGATGGCAGCGCGCCGCGTTTCGCGTATTTCGACGCGCGGAAGGACTTCGACATCTTCCTCGAGATCGTCGAGCCCAACGACTCCATCCGCGCCACCTTCGAGAAGGTCCGCAAGGCGGCCGAGACCTGGGACGGCAAGACCGATCCGATCCGCATCAACATGCCGGACGGCAGCTACCGGGTACCGTGA
- a CDS encoding NADP-dependent oxidoreductase yields MTETNREWLLVKRPEGEPKASDYEWRESAVPEPGPGEFVVRVLYAAMDPAQRGWMDASGNYMPPIPLGAPVRAVVLGRVVKSNVDAHPVGQIVSGLGAWADYVICKPGYVGPVPVEWGHDLTTYLHPLGAVGATAYYGLFEIGKLKDGENLLVSGAAGGVGSLVGQMGKIKGCKVVGIAGGAEKCRWLTEELGFDAAIDYRVTDNLSAEIGRHFPNGFDVYFENVGGPTLEAAIDNMALHARIAICGMISAYNDSHNPPPGPRNMWNILVKRAHVEGLLVSDYMHRAGPGYQQINEWIKAGKLKFKVDVREGLENAPEVFNKLFSGAHDGKLMLKIGD; encoded by the coding sequence ATGACCGAGACCAACCGTGAATGGCTGCTGGTGAAGCGGCCCGAGGGCGAGCCCAAGGCCAGTGATTATGAGTGGCGTGAAAGCGCCGTACCGGAACCCGGTCCGGGCGAGTTCGTCGTGCGCGTGCTCTATGCCGCCATGGACCCCGCGCAGCGCGGCTGGATGGACGCCAGCGGCAACTACATGCCGCCGATCCCGCTCGGCGCGCCGGTCCGTGCCGTCGTGCTGGGCAGGGTGGTGAAATCCAATGTGGACGCCCATCCCGTGGGCCAGATTGTCTCCGGGCTCGGCGCGTGGGCCGACTATGTCATCTGCAAGCCGGGCTATGTCGGTCCCGTGCCGGTGGAATGGGGCCACGACCTGACCACCTACCTGCATCCGCTCGGCGCGGTGGGCGCCACCGCCTATTACGGCCTGTTCGAGATCGGCAAGCTGAAGGACGGCGAGAACCTGCTGGTTTCGGGCGCGGCGGGCGGTGTCGGCTCGCTGGTCGGCCAGATGGGCAAGATCAAGGGCTGCAAGGTGGTGGGCATCGCCGGCGGCGCCGAGAAATGCCGCTGGCTGACCGAGGAACTGGGCTTCGATGCCGCCATCGACTACCGCGTCACGGACAATCTGTCCGCCGAGATCGGCCGGCATTTCCCGAACGGCTTCGACGTCTATTTCGAGAATGTGGGCGGCCCCACCCTCGAGGCGGCGATCGACAACATGGCGCTGCATGCCCGGATCGCCATATGCGGTATGATCTCGGCCTACAACGACAGCCACAACCCGCCGCCCGGCCCGCGGAACATGTGGAATATTCTCGTCAAGCGCGCCCATGTGGAAGGCTTGCTGGTGTCCGATTACATGCACCGCGCCGGTCCCGGCTATCAGCAGATCAACGAGTGGATCAAGGCCGGCAAGCTCAAGTTCAAGGTGGACGTGCGCGAGGGGCTGGAGAATGCGCCAGAGGTGTTCAACAAGCTGTTCAGCGGCGCCCATGACGGCAAGCTGATGCTGAAGATCGGCGACTGA
- a CDS encoding putative quinol monooxygenase: MLSQIVKVRVKPGKEMEFAAVSRTMSGVVEANEPDTLVYKVFRTEDPLEFIVIEIYKDEAALQAHRDSAHVAAVLPRLGGVIDGAPEIGKYEEVVL; encoded by the coding sequence ATGCTGTCACAGATCGTCAAGGTTCGGGTCAAGCCGGGCAAGGAAATGGAATTCGCGGCGGTGAGCCGCACCATGAGCGGCGTGGTCGAGGCCAACGAGCCCGATACGCTGGTCTACAAGGTGTTCCGCACCGAGGACCCGCTCGAGTTCATCGTCATCGAAATCTACAAGGACGAGGCCGCGCTGCAGGCTCACCGCGACTCCGCCCATGTGGCGGCCGTGCTGCCGCGTCTGGGCGGCGTGATCGACGGCGCGCCGGAGATCGGCAAGTACGAGGAAGTGGTGCTCTGA
- a CDS encoding DUF1491 family protein, whose protein sequence is MEPRLNANFWVKAYIRICATRDIPALVVRHGDDTAGTVLIKLNQFDKGCTVFERTVDADGNRAWLRATGPQPVPEADADAFIGRQVKFDPDLWVVEVESRNGDHLLDDPIL, encoded by the coding sequence ATGGAGCCGCGCCTTAACGCCAATTTCTGGGTCAAGGCGTATATCCGCATCTGCGCGACGCGCGATATCCCGGCGCTGGTCGTTCGCCACGGCGACGACACCGCCGGGACCGTGCTCATCAAGCTGAACCAGTTCGACAAGGGCTGCACCGTGTTCGAGCGCACGGTGGACGCCGATGGCAACCGCGCCTGGCTGCGCGCCACCGGGCCGCAGCCGGTGCCGGAAGCCGACGCCGACGCCTTCATCGGCCGGCAGGTCAAATTCGATCCCGATCTCTGGGTGGTCGAGGTCGAATCCCGCAACGGCGATCATCTGCTGGACGACCCGATCCTTTGA